A section of the Pseudomonas tritici genome encodes:
- a CDS encoding methyl-accepting chemotaxis protein has protein sequence MLFNAHKKTINTLQHTIAQQASLLDAIERSMAVIEFDLSGNVLRANPNFLQTMGYRAEQVEGQSHRMFCTPAFARSAEYNQLWSNLRNGQFQSGTFERVAGDGQSVWLEASYNPVRDDAGQVIKVVKYAMDVTPRLQAESEANAKLEAIGRAMAVIEFNLDGTIITANANFLQRMGYSLAQIQGQHHRMFCTAEMAKSSAYSDFWQRLNQGELFSGQFERVDKNGQTVWLEANYNPVYDASGRLCKVVKFASDVTAMVQQHAADAASAAQAYHISLTTRDIAEKGAEVIQQTASGMRDIAADIDSSSQLIAKLGERSQQITTIVNTIRGIADQTNLLALNAAIEAARAGEQGRGFAVVADEVRQLAARTSGSTTEISSMIAMIQDETRQAIHSMDGTRDRAAQGVDLANRAGTVILQIREGTSEAVQAVSTFANERGGN, from the coding sequence CCCAACAGGCCAGCCTGCTGGACGCTATCGAGCGCTCCATGGCGGTGATCGAATTCGACCTGTCCGGCAACGTGTTACGGGCCAACCCCAACTTCCTCCAGACCATGGGCTACCGCGCCGAGCAGGTCGAGGGCCAGTCCCATCGAATGTTCTGTACCCCAGCGTTCGCCCGCAGCGCCGAGTACAACCAATTGTGGTCGAACTTGCGCAATGGTCAGTTCCAGTCCGGCACCTTTGAACGCGTGGCCGGCGATGGCCAGTCGGTGTGGCTGGAAGCCAGCTACAACCCGGTGCGTGATGACGCGGGTCAAGTGATCAAAGTGGTGAAGTACGCCATGGACGTCACCCCACGGCTACAGGCCGAAAGCGAAGCCAATGCCAAACTCGAGGCCATCGGCCGTGCCATGGCGGTGATCGAGTTCAACCTCGACGGCACCATCATCACTGCCAACGCAAACTTCCTGCAGCGCATGGGCTACAGCCTGGCGCAGATCCAGGGTCAGCATCACCGTATGTTCTGCACCGCAGAGATGGCCAAAAGCTCGGCCTACAGTGATTTCTGGCAGCGCCTGAACCAAGGCGAATTGTTCAGCGGCCAGTTCGAGCGGGTGGATAAAAATGGCCAAACCGTGTGGCTCGAAGCCAACTACAACCCGGTGTACGACGCCAGCGGGCGCCTGTGCAAAGTGGTCAAGTTCGCCTCCGATGTCACCGCTATGGTGCAACAACATGCCGCCGACGCTGCCAGCGCGGCCCAGGCGTACCATATTTCCCTGACCACTCGGGACATCGCCGAAAAAGGCGCCGAGGTGATCCAGCAAACGGCCAGTGGCATGCGCGACATTGCCGCGGACATCGACAGCTCCTCGCAGCTGATCGCCAAGTTGGGCGAGCGTTCGCAGCAGATCACCACCATCGTCAACACCATTCGTGGCATCGCCGACCAGACCAACCTGCTGGCACTCAACGCCGCCATCGAGGCGGCGCGTGCAGGCGAACAAGGTCGCGGGTTTGCGGTGGTGGCGGATGAAGTACGCCAACTGGCGGCGCGCACCAGCGGCTCCACGACGGAAATTTCCAGCATGATCGCGATGATCCAGGATGAAACCCGCCAGGCCATCCACAGCATGGACGGCACCCGCGACCGCGCTGCGCAAGGGGTCGACCTGGCCAATCGCGCTGGCACCGTGATCCTGCAGATTCGCGAAGGCACCAGCGAGGCGGTCCAGGCGGTGAGTACGTTTGCCAATGAGCGCGGCGGCAACTGA